From a region of the Vicinamibacterales bacterium genome:
- a CDS encoding amidase has translation MRDHQRRRRLPRSPGLADSPVVANLRAAGALFLGRTNTPAFSFRLDTANDLRGVTVNPWSRPHTPGGSSGGAASAVASGIVPIAHGNDIAGSIRYPAYACGLVGLRPSFGRVPAFNPTATAERSISSQLLSVQGPIARSIRDLRLALDAMAARDARDPWWVPAPLDGAGPPTPVRVAVVTEPDDLDGARLHPVVTAALVQAAAWLAEAGYEIVDRPTPGFTRAKELWFGMQMPEIREYLWPLIEQHGDDGIRRAMGLMLEAHPAADGVAYMRALALRARVVRDWQQFLDDVPLVLAPVCTEPVYRKGFDLESADRTAAMWRESVTLTAVPVLGLPGLAVPTGVVDGLPMGVQIVGPRFREDLCLAAGAAIEARAGMFARLPVDPSDA, from the coding sequence GTGCGCGACCACCAACGGCGTCGTCGCCTACCGCGATCTCCTGGCCTCGCCGACAGCCCGGTCGTCGCCAACCTGCGCGCGGCCGGCGCCCTGTTCCTGGGGCGCACCAACACGCCCGCCTTCAGCTTTCGCCTCGACACGGCGAACGACCTCCGCGGCGTCACGGTCAACCCGTGGTCGCGCCCGCACACGCCCGGCGGATCGAGCGGCGGCGCGGCCTCCGCGGTGGCGTCGGGCATCGTGCCCATCGCCCACGGCAACGACATCGCCGGGTCCATCCGGTACCCCGCGTACGCCTGCGGGCTCGTGGGCCTGCGGCCGTCGTTCGGCCGGGTGCCGGCCTTCAATCCCACCGCGACCGCGGAGCGGTCCATCTCGTCGCAGCTCCTGTCGGTGCAGGGGCCGATCGCGCGGTCGATCCGCGATCTCCGCCTGGCCCTCGACGCCATGGCAGCCCGGGACGCCCGCGATCCCTGGTGGGTGCCCGCGCCGCTCGACGGGGCTGGTCCGCCGACGCCCGTGCGGGTCGCCGTGGTGACCGAGCCCGACGACCTCGACGGCGCGCGCCTCCATCCCGTCGTGACGGCCGCGCTCGTGCAGGCCGCCGCGTGGCTGGCCGAGGCGGGCTACGAGATCGTCGATCGGCCCACGCCGGGGTTCACGCGCGCCAAGGAGCTGTGGTTCGGGATGCAGATGCCCGAGATCCGCGAGTACCTGTGGCCGCTCATCGAGCAGCACGGGGACGACGGCATCCGGCGGGCCATGGGCCTCATGCTCGAGGCGCACCCGGCCGCCGACGGCGTGGCCTATATGAGGGCGCTCGCGCTCAGGGCCCGGGTGGTGCGCGACTGGCAGCAGTTCCTGGACGACGTGCCCCTGGTCCTGGCGCCCGTGTGCACCGAGCCCGTCTACCGGAAGGGCTTCGACCTCGAGAGCGCCGACCGCACCGCCGCGATGTGGCGCGAGTCGGTCACCCTGACCGCCGTGCCGGTGCTCGGGCTCCCGGGGCTCGCCGTGCCGACCGGCGTCGTGGACGGCCTGCCGATGGGCGTCCAGATCGTGGGGCCGCGCTTCCGGGAAGACCTGTGCCTGGCGGCGGGAGCGGCCATCGAGGCGAGGGCCGGCATGTTCGCGCGCCTGCCCGTGGACCCGTCGGACGCATAG
- a CDS encoding MBL fold metallo-hydrolase, which yields MLRRGILAAVSAAALTTSCSVQAPAPESTAATPASAAAQGPIGPPGATELRATFLGTGAPRPSLDRYGPATLIEAGTERVLVDPGPGLRERLLQAGSFELISGIDHVLVSHLHYDHTISLPDLWLTGWLFGRRTPLVVEGPVGTEAMMRHFEQAYAWDTAYRTAVGVPAAGVQIAARDVTPGVVFERNDLKVTAFEVEHMPIDIATRQRLPFEGQTFGFRFDFHGHSLVLSGDTRPTDAVVAQARGVDVLVHEVQVPSPDETEEAKLANVSLSVHSEPKAVAEIFAKAQPKMAIYSHIIPPDVTEAELRAATPYSGPLTVAHDLLMVTIGDGIVVADRPRAAVQSFERSGAIR from the coding sequence ATGCTGCGCCGAGGAATTCTGGCGGCCGTCTCTGCCGCGGCCCTGACGACGTCCTGTTCCGTGCAGGCGCCGGCCCCGGAGTCCACGGCTGCGACGCCCGCGTCCGCGGCGGCGCAGGGTCCCATCGGCCCGCCGGGCGCCACGGAGCTCCGCGCCACCTTCCTCGGCACGGGCGCACCCCGGCCGTCGCTCGATCGCTACGGTCCGGCCACGCTCATCGAGGCCGGGACCGAGCGGGTGCTGGTGGATCCGGGCCCGGGGCTGCGCGAACGCCTGCTGCAGGCCGGATCGTTCGAGCTCATCAGCGGCATCGACCACGTCCTCGTCAGCCACCTGCACTACGACCACACAATCAGCCTGCCCGACCTCTGGCTCACGGGCTGGCTCTTCGGGCGGCGGACGCCGCTCGTCGTCGAAGGGCCCGTGGGCACCGAGGCGATGATGCGCCACTTCGAACAGGCGTACGCCTGGGACACGGCCTACCGCACGGCCGTCGGCGTGCCCGCCGCCGGCGTCCAGATCGCGGCGAGGGACGTCACGCCCGGCGTCGTGTTCGAGCGGAACGACCTGAAGGTCACGGCGTTCGAGGTGGAGCACATGCCCATCGACATCGCGACGCGGCAGCGCCTGCCGTTCGAGGGACAGACCTTCGGATTCCGCTTCGACTTCCACGGCCACTCGCTGGTGCTCTCGGGCGACACGCGCCCGACCGACGCGGTGGTGGCGCAGGCGCGTGGCGTGGACGTCCTGGTGCACGAGGTCCAGGTGCCGTCGCCGGACGAGACGGAGGAGGCCAAGCTGGCCAACGTCAGCCTGTCCGTGCACAGCGAGCCGAAGGCCGTGGCCGAGATCTTCGCGAAGGCACAGCCGAAGATGGCCATCTACTCGCACATCATTCCGCCGGATGTCACCGAGGCCGAGCTCCGGGCGGCGACGCCCTACTCCGGCCCCCTCACGGTGGCGCACGACCTCCTGATGGTCACGATCGGCGATGGGATCGTCGTGGCCGATCGCCCGCGGGCCGCGGTGCAGAGCTTCGAGCGGTCGGGCGCCATCCGGTAG
- a CDS encoding DnaJ domain-containing protein, whose protein sequence is MSAAPWAWSAAYPAPVRPVHRLSEAQRAAFDRLVELGATLSLAFLSAELRREYRRLARRYHPDAQAGAPPDLRAALADRFRAATDAYRCLSAVFEPLP, encoded by the coding sequence GTGAGCGCCGCGCCCTGGGCGTGGTCGGCTGCGTATCCGGCGCCCGTCCGGCCGGTCCATCGCCTGAGCGAGGCCCAGCGCGCGGCCTTCGACCGGCTGGTCGAGCTGGGGGCCACGTTGTCCCTGGCCTTCCTGAGCGCCGAGCTCCGACGCGAGTACCGGCGACTGGCGCGCCGGTATCATCCCGACGCGCAGGCCGGCGCGCCGCCGGACCTCCGCGCGGCGCTGGCCGACCGGTTCCGAGCCGCGACCGACGCCTACCGCTGTCTGTCCGCCGTCTTCGAACCGCTGCCGTAG
- a CDS encoding glutaredoxin family protein: MVTAGARLVMYTKPGCHLCEDMRDVVQRALRGTAATLEERNIALNLVDYERYKHDIPVLLVDGREVARYRITDDALVVALRAAGIR; this comes from the coding sequence GTGGTGACGGCTGGCGCCAGACTGGTGATGTACACGAAGCCCGGCTGCCACCTGTGCGAGGACATGCGCGACGTGGTGCAACGGGCGCTCCGCGGCACGGCGGCCACGCTCGAGGAGCGCAACATCGCCCTGAACCTGGTCGACTACGAGCGCTACAAGCACGACATCCCGGTGCTTCTCGTGGACGGACGCGAGGTGGCCCGCTACCGCATCACCGACGACGCGCTCGTCGTGGCGCTTCGGGCCGCGGGCATCCGCTAG
- a CDS encoding PAS domain-containing protein produces the protein MKQPNGLDPSADPGGKSLKEELYELLVTHLPSSAVMMFDHDLRFVLADGPELARTGTSKAALEGRPLYDAVDPAFAALVEPNLRAALAGRRFRAELPFGDATYAYAYVPVPDASGEIRYALVMAQDVTDLRRAEQRAVQSEARLRDLVGSLPAVVFAVGADRRLRFVDGMGLQRLGVQAANLVGLPADEAYLGDPKDLKGLNAALAGERVVEDLPIRGRVFETRHLPVTGPDGGVTEVVGIAVDVTEQRRFQALDLQRQKLEAIGRLAGGIAHDFNNMLTVILGNAEQAIAGAAPGTALYDQMAQIRHAAEHSARLTRRLLAFGRKQVVKPRVLDVNHSVASALVLLGRLLGENVELTWRPGTAVWPVEADPDQLEQVLTNLCLNARDAIADVGHVTVTTENVTLSPEDCAGHPEFVPGDFVRLTVADDGRGMSEETLRLAFEPFFSTKDASESAGLGLATVLGIVKQCGGFVTATSAPGEGATFHVYLPRTARRRPAPPPPADAPAAPSVGTETVLLVEDEASVLRLERRALEKLGYTVIAADGPEKALRLAAEAPGPIHLLITDVVMPGMNGRELARRLRGAAPDLRVLFVSGYADTEVADDRVPARDGFLLKPFTLGGLASRIREVLDR, from the coding sequence ATGAAGCAGCCGAACGGTCTGGATCCCTCCGCCGACCCCGGTGGAAAGTCGCTCAAAGAAGAACTTTACGAACTCCTGGTCACACACCTTCCGTCCAGCGCCGTGATGATGTTCGATCACGACCTGAGGTTCGTGCTGGCGGACGGACCCGAACTGGCCAGGACCGGCACCAGCAAGGCCGCCCTCGAGGGCCGGCCGCTGTACGACGCCGTCGACCCCGCCTTCGCGGCGCTGGTCGAGCCCAACCTGCGCGCCGCGCTGGCGGGCCGGCGGTTCCGCGCCGAGCTGCCATTCGGCGACGCGACCTACGCCTACGCGTACGTGCCCGTGCCCGATGCCTCGGGCGAGATCCGCTACGCCCTGGTCATGGCACAGGACGTCACGGACCTGCGGCGCGCGGAACAGCGGGCCGTGCAGAGCGAGGCGCGGCTGCGGGATCTCGTCGGCAGCCTGCCCGCCGTGGTCTTCGCGGTGGGCGCCGATCGCCGCCTCCGCTTCGTGGACGGCATGGGCCTGCAGCGCCTCGGCGTCCAGGCGGCCAACCTCGTCGGCCTCCCGGCCGACGAGGCCTACCTGGGCGACCCCAAGGACCTCAAGGGGCTGAACGCGGCCCTGGCCGGCGAGCGCGTGGTGGAGGACCTGCCCATCCGGGGCCGCGTCTTCGAGACGCGGCACCTCCCAGTGACGGGGCCCGACGGCGGCGTGACCGAAGTGGTCGGCATCGCCGTGGACGTCACCGAGCAGCGCCGCTTCCAGGCGCTGGACCTGCAGCGCCAGAAGCTCGAGGCCATCGGGCGGCTGGCCGGCGGCATCGCCCACGACTTCAACAACATGCTGACCGTGATCCTGGGGAACGCCGAGCAGGCGATCGCGGGCGCGGCGCCGGGCACGGCGCTGTACGACCAGATGGCCCAGATCCGCCACGCGGCGGAGCATTCGGCCCGCCTCACGCGCCGCCTGCTCGCGTTCGGCCGGAAGCAGGTGGTGAAGCCGCGCGTGCTGGACGTGAACCACTCGGTCGCGTCCGCGCTGGTGCTGCTCGGCCGGCTCCTGGGCGAGAACGTGGAGCTCACGTGGCGCCCCGGCACGGCCGTGTGGCCGGTGGAGGCCGATCCCGATCAGCTCGAGCAGGTGCTGACGAACCTCTGCCTCAACGCGCGTGACGCGATCGCCGACGTGGGGCACGTCACCGTCACCACCGAGAACGTCACCCTGAGCCCCGAGGACTGCGCGGGGCATCCCGAGTTCGTCCCCGGCGACTTCGTCCGCCTGACGGTGGCCGACGACGGCCGGGGCATGAGCGAGGAGACGCTGCGCCTGGCCTTCGAGCCCTTCTTCAGCACCAAGGACGCGAGCGAGAGCGCCGGCCTCGGCCTGGCGACGGTGCTCGGCATCGTGAAGCAGTGCGGGGGCTTCGTGACGGCGACGAGCGCGCCGGGCGAGGGCGCCACCTTCCACGTGTACCTGCCACGGACGGCGCGGCGGCGGCCAGCGCCGCCCCCGCCGGCCGATGCGCCAGCCGCGCCGAGCGTCGGGACCGAGACCGTGCTCCTCGTGGAGGACGAGGCCTCCGTGCTCCGGCTGGAACGGCGCGCCCTCGAGAAGCTCGGGTACACGGTGATCGCGGCCGACGGCCCGGAGAAGGCGCTCCGCCTGGCCGCGGAGGCCCCGGGCCCCATCCATCTCCTCATCACCGACGTGGTGATGCCGGGCATGAACGGACGCGAGCTGGCGCGCCGGCTTCGGGGCGCGGCGCCGGATCTGCGCGTGCTGTTCGTGTCGGGATACGCGGACACCGAGGTGGCCGACGACCGCGTCCCGGCCAGGGACGGCTTCCTCCTGAAGCCGTTCACGCTCGGCGGGCTCGCGAGCCGGATTCGCGAGGTCCTCGATCGGTAG
- a CDS encoding S8 family serine peptidase, producing the protein MTPSPRPPSHLIAAALALGLALLLPAPTSTQAPRAARPTVRIAGRPAAGGEVLVRMRPMPSAQRAQLEAWVDSDGAESLGRSRWRRVSSRSLDTAALLQRLSQQPDVEAVEPNYVVYADLTPNDPSFGSLWGLLNTGLNSGGGALAGADIDATSAWDVTTGSRAFVVGVVDTGLDYTHADLAPNTWSAPWTFTVTIAGQAITCAAGTHGFNAITRTCDPMEDATTPHGTHTAGTIGARGNDGAGIAGVNWTTSMMGLKFLNANGNGLTSDAIHAIDFALQAKTAFASANGANLRVLSNSWGGGGYSQALLDIINQANAQDVLFVAAAGNSASNNDASPAYPASYTAPNVLAVAATDHADLLASFSNYGATSVDLGAPGVSIYSTGRNQSYLSLSGTSMATPHVSGAAALVLSMCAADTATLKSLLMGSVDLAAGLTGKTSTGGRLNVARAMADCTTPVVTRVTLASDVAAGQPPGTTVTFTATASGGQAPHQFRWFEFDGSTWTPLTAWGTSNTYAWTPGSGNAAYQIRAAARSAWNGGLYEAFATVAYPVQPFVSGVTLTSNKSAPQAPGASVTFTASASGGVAPYLYRWFLWDGATWSPLTNWGAANTYTWTPSSGNVDFKVRALAKGSWNPGLFENLATATFPIQPLVTTVALTADRAAPQSPGTSITFTAAASGGSAPYLYRWFVYDGATWTPLTNWDSASTYTWTPSVANAGYQVRAAAKGSWNAGLYEAFTTLAYPVQALATSVAVSASVAAPQLPGTPVTFTAVASGGAAPYLYRWFLFDGTTWAPVTAWGSANTFTWTAPGPNASYKVMAGAKGTWNPGQFEVTSTVAYPINAPVASVGLTADRSAPQASGTSVTFTAAASGGVGPYLYRWFVFDGAAWTPLTGWGSAATYTWTPGAANTSYLVRVAAKGSWNGGLYEAFTTLPFAIQ; encoded by the coding sequence ATGACGCCATCCCCCAGGCCGCCGTCACACCTGATCGCCGCCGCGCTCGCGCTCGGGCTGGCCCTGCTGCTGCCAGCACCCACGAGCACACAGGCGCCCCGTGCCGCGCGGCCCACCGTCCGAATCGCCGGCCGCCCCGCCGCCGGTGGGGAGGTGCTGGTCCGGATGCGTCCGATGCCGTCCGCACAACGCGCCCAGCTCGAGGCGTGGGTGGACAGCGACGGCGCCGAGTCGCTCGGCCGCTCGCGGTGGCGCCGCGTCTCGTCGCGCAGTCTCGACACGGCGGCCCTCCTCCAGCGTCTCTCGCAGCAGCCCGACGTCGAGGCGGTCGAGCCCAACTACGTCGTCTACGCCGACCTCACGCCCAACGATCCCTCGTTCGGGTCGCTCTGGGGGCTGCTCAATACGGGCCTGAACAGCGGCGGGGGCGCGCTCGCCGGCGCCGACATCGACGCGACGAGCGCGTGGGACGTGACGACGGGGTCGCGCGCGTTCGTCGTCGGCGTGGTGGACACGGGCCTCGACTACACGCACGCCGACCTGGCCCCGAACACGTGGTCGGCACCGTGGACGTTCACGGTCACCATCGCGGGCCAGGCCATCACGTGCGCGGCGGGCACGCACGGCTTCAACGCCATCACGCGCACGTGCGATCCGATGGAGGACGCCACCACGCCGCACGGCACGCACACCGCCGGGACCATCGGCGCGCGCGGCAACGACGGCGCCGGCATCGCGGGCGTCAACTGGACCACCAGCATGATGGGCCTGAAGTTCCTGAACGCCAACGGGAACGGCCTGACGTCGGACGCCATCCACGCCATCGACTTCGCCCTGCAGGCCAAGACGGCGTTCGCGTCGGCCAACGGCGCCAATCTCCGCGTGCTGTCGAACAGCTGGGGCGGTGGCGGATACTCCCAGGCCCTGCTCGACATCATCAACCAGGCCAACGCGCAGGACGTGCTGTTCGTGGCCGCCGCCGGCAACTCGGCGTCGAACAACGACGCCTCGCCCGCCTATCCCGCCTCCTACACGGCCCCGAACGTCCTCGCCGTGGCCGCCACCGATCACGCCGACCTCCTGGCGTCGTTCTCGAACTACGGCGCCACGTCGGTGGACCTGGGCGCGCCCGGCGTCTCGATCTACTCGACGGGGCGGAACCAGAGCTACCTGTCGCTCAGCGGCACCTCGATGGCGACGCCGCACGTGTCCGGCGCCGCCGCGCTCGTCCTGTCGATGTGCGCGGCCGACACGGCCACGCTCAAGTCGCTGCTGATGGGCTCGGTGGATCTCGCGGCCGGCCTCACGGGGAAGACGAGCACCGGCGGCCGCCTGAACGTGGCGCGCGCGATGGCCGACTGCACGACTCCCGTGGTCACGCGCGTCACGCTCGCCTCCGACGTCGCGGCCGGCCAGCCGCCGGGGACGACCGTCACCTTCACGGCCACCGCGTCCGGCGGCCAGGCGCCGCATCAGTTCCGGTGGTTCGAATTCGACGGCAGCACGTGGACGCCCCTCACCGCCTGGGGCACCAGCAACACCTACGCGTGGACGCCGGGCAGCGGCAACGCCGCCTATCAGATCCGGGCGGCGGCCAGGAGCGCGTGGAACGGCGGGCTCTACGAGGCCTTCGCCACGGTGGCCTATCCCGTCCAGCCCTTCGTGTCGGGCGTGACGCTCACGTCCAACAAGAGCGCGCCGCAGGCGCCGGGCGCGAGCGTCACCTTCACGGCGTCGGCGTCGGGCGGCGTGGCGCCGTATCTCTATCGCTGGTTCCTGTGGGACGGCGCCACGTGGTCGCCGCTCACCAACTGGGGCGCCGCGAACACCTACACGTGGACGCCGTCGTCCGGCAACGTGGACTTCAAGGTCCGGGCGCTCGCCAAGGGCAGCTGGAATCCCGGCCTGTTCGAGAACCTGGCCACGGCGACGTTCCCGATTCAACCGCTCGTCACGACCGTGGCGTTGACGGCGGACAGGGCCGCGCCCCAGTCGCCGGGCACGAGCATCACCTTCACGGCGGCCGCGTCCGGCGGATCGGCGCCGTATCTCTACCGCTGGTTCGTCTACGACGGCGCCACGTGGACGCCGCTCACGAACTGGGACAGCGCCAGCACCTACACCTGGACGCCGAGCGTGGCGAACGCGGGATACCAGGTGCGCGCCGCCGCGAAGGGCAGCTGGAACGCCGGCCTGTACGAGGCCTTCACCACGCTGGCCTACCCCGTCCAGGCCCTCGCGACGTCCGTGGCGGTGAGCGCGAGCGTGGCGGCGCCGCAGCTTCCGGGCACGCCCGTCACGTTCACGGCGGTCGCCTCCGGCGGCGCGGCGCCGTACCTCTACCGGTGGTTCCTCTTCGATGGGACCACGTGGGCCCCCGTCACGGCCTGGGGATCCGCGAACACCTTCACCTGGACAGCCCCGGGCCCCAACGCGAGCTACAAGGTGATGGCCGGGGCGAAGGGGACCTGGAACCCGGGGCAGTTCGAAGTGACGAGCACGGTGGCGTACCCCATCAACGCGCCCGTGGCCAGCGTGGGGCTCACCGCCGACCGGTCCGCGCCGCAGGCCTCCGGCACCAGCGTCACGTTCACGGCCGCGGCGTCGGGCGGCGTCGGGCCGTATCTGTATCGCTGGTTCGTGTTCGACGGCGCCGCCTGGACGCCGCTCACGGGCTGGGGCAGCGCCGCCACCTACACGTGGACGCCGGGCGCGGCCAACACCAGCTACCTGGTGCGCGTGGCCGCGAAGGGCAGCTGGAACGGCGGCCTGTACGAGGCGTTCACCACGCTGCCGTTCGCGATCCAGTAG